The Streptomyces sp. NL15-2K genome contains a region encoding:
- the kdpB gene encoding potassium-transporting ATPase subunit KdpB → MTTDVTNQEDSMSTSTPTLAPHQDAPTGHKTGEGRVGAGLFDPKQLLRSLPDALRKTDPRVMVKSPVMFVVLVGSVLTTVFSFKDPGDWFGWAISAWLWLTVIFANLAEAVAEGRGKAQADTLRKAKTDTVARRLSKDSGAEDQVPGTELTIGDLVVCEAGDIIPGDGDVVEGVASVDESAITGESAPVIRESGGDRSAVTGGTKVLSDRIVIKITTKPGETFIDRMINLVEGAARQKTPNEIALNILLASLTIVFLLAVATLPPFADYAGTHLTMVVLVALLVCLIPTTIGALLSAIGIAGMDRLVQRNVLAMSGRAVEAAGDVSTLLLDKTGTITLGNRQAAEFVPVRGTTEAALADAAQLSSLADETPEGRSIVVLAKEKYGLRERHQGELSQAEWIAFTAQTRMSGVDVDGRKIRKGAAGSVITWVKEQGGAVAEDADILANRISEAGGTPLLVAVEDDKGARVFGVIHLKDVVKEGMRERFDELRRMGIKTVMITGDNPLTAKAIADEAGVDDFLAEATPEDKMALIKREQAGGKLVAMTGDGTNDAPALAQADVGVAMNTGTSAAKEAGNMVDLDSNPTKLIEIVEIGKQLLITRGALTTFSIANDVAKYFAIIPALFAAVYPGLDKLNIMNLSSPDSAILSAVIFNALIIIALVPLALRGVQYRPVSADKMLRRNLGIYGLGGLIAPFIGIKIIDLLISLIPGIG, encoded by the coding sequence ACACTCGCTCCCCACCAGGACGCGCCGACCGGCCACAAGACCGGCGAAGGCCGTGTCGGCGCGGGTCTCTTCGACCCCAAGCAGCTGCTCAGGTCGCTGCCGGACGCTCTCCGCAAGACCGACCCGCGGGTGATGGTCAAGTCACCCGTCATGTTCGTCGTGCTGGTGGGGTCCGTACTGACGACGGTGTTCTCGTTCAAGGATCCAGGTGACTGGTTCGGCTGGGCGATCAGCGCCTGGCTGTGGCTCACCGTGATCTTCGCGAACCTGGCGGAGGCGGTCGCCGAGGGCCGTGGCAAGGCCCAGGCGGACACCTTGCGCAAGGCCAAGACCGACACGGTGGCCCGCCGGCTGTCCAAGGACAGCGGGGCCGAGGATCAGGTGCCCGGCACCGAGCTGACCATCGGCGACCTCGTCGTCTGCGAGGCGGGTGACATCATCCCCGGCGACGGTGACGTCGTCGAGGGTGTGGCGTCCGTGGACGAGTCGGCGATCACCGGTGAGTCGGCCCCGGTCATCCGGGAGTCCGGCGGCGACCGCTCGGCCGTCACCGGCGGTACGAAGGTGCTGTCCGACCGCATCGTCATCAAGATCACGACGAAGCCGGGCGAGACCTTCATCGACCGGATGATCAACCTGGTCGAGGGCGCGGCGCGCCAGAAGACGCCCAATGAGATCGCGCTGAACATCCTGCTCGCCTCGCTGACCATCGTCTTCCTGCTCGCGGTGGCCACCCTGCCGCCGTTCGCGGACTACGCGGGCACGCATCTGACCATGGTCGTGCTGGTGGCCCTCCTGGTCTGCCTGATCCCCACCACGATCGGCGCCCTGCTCTCCGCGATCGGCATCGCGGGCATGGACCGGCTGGTGCAGCGCAACGTCCTGGCCATGTCGGGCAGGGCGGTCGAGGCCGCGGGCGACGTGTCGACCTTGCTGCTCGACAAGACCGGCACCATCACACTCGGCAACCGGCAGGCCGCCGAATTCGTACCCGTACGTGGCACGACCGAGGCCGCGCTGGCGGATGCCGCCCAGCTGTCGTCGCTGGCCGACGAGACGCCCGAGGGCCGCTCCATCGTCGTACTGGCGAAGGAGAAGTACGGGCTGCGCGAGCGTCACCAGGGTGAGCTGTCGCAGGCCGAGTGGATCGCCTTCACCGCCCAGACCCGTATGTCGGGCGTGGACGTCGACGGGCGCAAGATCCGCAAGGGCGCGGCCGGTTCGGTCATCACATGGGTGAAGGAGCAGGGCGGCGCGGTCGCCGAGGACGCCGATATCCTCGCCAACCGGATCTCGGAGGCGGGCGGCACTCCGCTGCTGGTCGCCGTCGAGGACGACAAGGGCGCCCGCGTCTTCGGGGTGATCCACCTCAAGGACGTCGTCAAGGAGGGCATGCGCGAGCGGTTCGACGAACTGCGCCGGATGGGCATCAAGACCGTCATGATCACGGGCGACAACCCGCTGACCGCCAAGGCGATCGCGGACGAGGCCGGCGTCGACGACTTCCTCGCGGAGGCCACCCCCGAGGACAAGATGGCCCTCATCAAGCGCGAGCAGGCGGGCGGCAAGCTCGTCGCCATGACCGGCGACGGCACCAACGACGCACCCGCGCTGGCGCAGGCCGACGTCGGCGTGGCGATGAACACCGGGACGTCGGCCGCCAAAGAGGCAGGCAACATGGTCGACCTCGACTCCAACCCGACCAAGCTCATCGAGATCGTCGAGATCGGCAAGCAACTCCTCATCACCCGGGGCGCGTTGACGACCTTCTCGATCGCCAACGATGTCGCCAAGTACTTCGCGATCATCCCGGCGCTGTTCGCGGCGGTGTACCCCGGCCTGGACAAGCTCAACATCATGAACCTGTCCTCGCCCGACTCCGCGATCCTGTCCGCGGTCATCTTCAACGCGCTGATCATCATCGCGCTGGTCCCGCTCGCCCTGCGTGGCGTGCAGTACCGGCCGGTCAGCGCGGACAAGATGCTCCGCCGCAACCTCGGCATCTACGGCCTGGGCGGGCTGATCGCCCCCTTCATCGGCATCAAGATCATCGACCTGCTCATCTCCCTCATCCCCGGGATCGGCTGA
- a CDS encoding potassium-transporting ATPase subunit C, protein MNNSVTNTARLLWAGLRALLVLTVVTGILYPLAITGVAQGIFPGKANGSEIKADGKVVGSSLIGQAYNLPLKKGQETPEPDLKWFQGRPQNGLGTNSVNTQYKLILSGATNRSGDNADLIKWVKDAKAAVIKDNSVNGYTVKPSDVPADAVTSSGSGLDPDISPEYADIQVHRIAEKNGLSVARVQKLVDEHTDGRVLGFMGEPTVNVLELNIALKELVAKS, encoded by the coding sequence ATGAACAACTCGGTTACGAACACTGCCCGGTTGCTCTGGGCCGGCCTGCGCGCCCTCCTGGTGCTGACCGTGGTGACGGGCATCCTCTACCCGCTGGCCATCACCGGCGTCGCCCAGGGGATCTTCCCCGGCAAGGCGAACGGCTCCGAGATCAAGGCGGACGGCAAGGTCGTCGGCTCCTCGCTCATCGGCCAGGCGTACAACCTGCCGCTCAAGAAGGGCCAGGAGACCCCCGAGCCCGACCTGAAGTGGTTCCAGGGGCGCCCGCAGAACGGTCTGGGCACCAACAGCGTCAACACCCAGTACAAGCTGATCCTGTCCGGCGCCACGAACCGGTCCGGTGACAACGCCGACCTGATCAAGTGGGTCAAGGACGCCAAGGCGGCGGTCATCAAGGACAACTCGGTGAACGGCTATACGGTCAAGCCGTCCGACGTGCCCGCCGACGCGGTCACCTCCTCGGGCTCCGGCCTGGACCCGGACATCTCCCCGGAGTACGCCGACATCCAGGTCCACCGGATCGCCGAGAAGAACGGCCTGTCCGTCGCCCGGGTCCAGAAGCTCGTGGACGAGCACACCGACGGCCGCGTCCTCGGCTTCATGGGCGAGCCCACCGTCAACGTCCTCGAACTCAACATCGCGCTCAAGGAACTCGTGGCGAAGAGCTGA
- a CDS encoding response regulator: MTRVLVVEDDPQLVRALVINMQARQYGVDAAPDGATALRLAAARRPDVVLLDLGLPDMDGTDVIRALRGWTKVPILVLSARRASDEKIAALDAGADDYITKPFSMDELLARLRAAVRRTETVPLTPETTLVTTDDFTIDLLAKKAIRAGRDVRLTPTEWHLLEILVCNPGRLITQKHLLQEVWGASQSNKTNYLRVYMAQLRRKLEADPAHPRYLITEPGMGYRFES; encoded by the coding sequence ATGACCCGGGTACTGGTCGTAGAGGACGACCCCCAGCTGGTACGGGCGCTCGTCATCAACATGCAGGCACGGCAGTACGGCGTCGACGCGGCCCCCGACGGCGCCACCGCGCTCCGGCTCGCCGCCGCCCGCCGGCCCGATGTGGTCCTCCTCGATCTGGGGCTGCCGGACATGGACGGCACGGACGTCATCAGGGCCCTGCGCGGCTGGACCAAGGTCCCGATCCTGGTGCTGTCCGCCCGCCGGGCCTCCGACGAGAAGATCGCCGCGCTCGACGCGGGCGCCGACGACTACATCACCAAGCCGTTCAGCATGGACGAACTCCTCGCCCGGCTGCGCGCCGCGGTCCGCCGCACGGAGACCGTGCCGCTCACTCCCGAGACCACGCTGGTCACCACGGACGACTTCACCATCGATCTGCTGGCCAAGAAGGCCATCCGGGCCGGCCGCGATGTGCGCCTCACCCCCACCGAGTGGCATCTGCTGGAAATCCTGGTCTGCAACCCCGGCCGGCTCATCACGCAGAAGCACCTGCTGCAGGAGGTGTGGGGTGCTTCCCAGAGCAACAAGACCAACTATCTGCGCGTGTACATGGCCCAGCTGCGGCGCAAGCTGGAGGCGGACCCGGCCCACCCCCGCTACCTGATCACCGAACCGGGCATGGGCTACCGCTTCGAGAGCTGA
- a CDS encoding ATP-binding protein → MARGKFRIYLGAAPGVGKTYAMLSEAHRRVERGTDCVVAFLEHHNRPRTEVMLHGLEQIPRKELEYRGSVFTEMDVDAVLARHPQVALVDELAHTNIPGSRNAKRWQDVEELLAAGIDVISTVNIQHLESLGDTVESITGVRQQETVPDEVVRRADQIELVDMSPQALRRRMAHGNIYKADKVDAALSNYFRPGNLTALRELALLWVADRVDAYLTEYRSEHRVSKIWGSRERIVVGLTGGPEGRTLIRRAARLAEKGAGGEVLAVYIARSDGLTTASPKELAVQRTLVEDMGGTFHHVIGDDVSSALLDFARGVNATQIVLGVSRRRGWQYVFGPGVGATVARESGPDLDVHLITHDEVGKGRGLPVARGARLGRPRIIWGWLTGVVGPTLLTLLLTNVDAELGLANDMLLFLTLTVAAALLGGLLPALASAAFGSLLLNYYFTPPLHRLIIADPKNLVALVVFFAVAVSVASVVDLAARRTHQAARLRAESEILSFLAGSVLRGETSLEALLERMRETFGMESVALLERESDVAPWTCAGSVGPQPCQYPEDADVDMPVGDHMALALSGRVLPASDRRILAAFAAQAAVVLDRQRLQSEADQAKELAEGNRIRTALLAAVSHDLRTPLAGIKAAVTSLRSDDVEWSQEDQAELLEAIEEGADRLDHLVGNLLDMSRLQTGTVAPLIREIDLDEVVPMALGGVPEDSVELDIPETLPMVAVDPGLLERSVANLVENAVKYSPARERVLVAASAMADRVEVRVVDRGPGVPDEAKERIFEPFQRYGDAPRGAGVGLGLAVARGFAEAMGGTLDAEDTPGGGLTMVLTVPAASDRRPLPSGLPATATS, encoded by the coding sequence ATGGCACGCGGCAAGTTTCGGATATACCTCGGCGCGGCACCGGGCGTCGGCAAGACGTACGCGATGCTGTCCGAGGCGCACCGCCGTGTCGAGCGGGGCACCGACTGTGTGGTCGCCTTCCTGGAACACCACAACCGGCCCCGCACCGAGGTCATGCTCCACGGCCTGGAGCAGATCCCCCGCAAGGAGCTGGAATACCGGGGGAGCGTCTTCACCGAGATGGATGTCGACGCGGTCCTGGCCCGGCACCCCCAGGTGGCTCTCGTCGACGAACTCGCCCACACCAACATCCCCGGCTCCCGCAACGCCAAGCGCTGGCAGGACGTCGAGGAACTGCTCGCGGCCGGGATCGACGTGATCTCGACGGTCAACATCCAGCATCTGGAGTCGCTGGGGGACACCGTCGAGTCGATCACCGGGGTGCGGCAGCAGGAGACCGTCCCCGACGAGGTCGTCCGGCGGGCGGACCAGATCGAGCTGGTCGACATGTCGCCGCAGGCGCTGCGCCGGCGGATGGCGCACGGCAACATCTACAAGGCCGACAAGGTCGACGCGGCCCTGTCCAACTACTTCCGTCCGGGCAATCTGACCGCGCTGCGGGAGCTGGCGCTGCTCTGGGTGGCCGACCGGGTCGACGCGTATCTGACCGAGTACCGCAGCGAACACCGGGTGTCGAAGATCTGGGGCTCGCGTGAGCGGATCGTGGTCGGTCTGACCGGTGGCCCCGAGGGCCGCACGCTGATCCGCCGTGCCGCCCGGCTCGCCGAGAAGGGCGCGGGCGGCGAGGTGCTGGCCGTCTACATCGCCCGCAGCGACGGACTGACCACCGCCTCGCCCAAGGAACTGGCCGTCCAGCGCACGCTGGTGGAGGACATGGGCGGCACCTTCCACCACGTCATCGGCGACGACGTGTCGTCGGCTCTGCTGGACTTCGCGCGGGGGGTCAACGCCACCCAGATAGTCCTCGGCGTCTCGCGGCGCAGGGGATGGCAGTACGTCTTCGGGCCCGGTGTCGGCGCCACGGTCGCCCGGGAGTCGGGCCCCGACCTCGACGTCCACCTGATCACCCACGACGAGGTGGGCAAGGGCCGCGGGTTGCCGGTTGCGCGAGGTGCGCGGCTCGGCCGTCCGAGGATCATCTGGGGCTGGCTGACCGGGGTGGTCGGCCCGACGCTGCTCACACTGCTGCTGACCAACGTCGACGCCGAACTCGGTCTCGCCAACGACATGCTGCTGTTCCTGACGCTGACCGTGGCGGCGGCCCTGCTCGGTGGCCTGCTCCCGGCGCTGGCCTCGGCGGCCTTCGGGTCGTTGCTGCTGAACTACTACTTCACCCCGCCCCTGCACCGCCTCATCATCGCCGATCCCAAGAACCTCGTCGCCCTGGTGGTCTTCTTCGCCGTGGCGGTGTCGGTGGCCTCCGTGGTGGACCTGGCCGCCCGTCGTACGCATCAGGCGGCCCGGCTGCGCGCCGAGTCGGAGATTCTCTCCTTCCTGGCGGGCAGCGTGCTGCGCGGCGAGACCAGCCTGGAGGCCCTGCTGGAGCGGATGCGGGAGACCTTCGGCATGGAGTCGGTCGCCCTGCTGGAGCGGGAGAGCGACGTGGCCCCGTGGACCTGCGCGGGCAGCGTGGGCCCACAGCCCTGCCAATACCCCGAGGACGCGGACGTGGACATGCCGGTCGGCGACCACATGGCCCTCGCGCTGTCCGGCAGGGTGCTGCCCGCCTCCGACCGCCGGATCCTCGCCGCGTTCGCCGCCCAGGCCGCCGTGGTCCTGGACCGCCAGCGCCTGCAGTCCGAGGCCGACCAGGCCAAGGAACTCGCCGAGGGCAACCGCATCCGCACCGCCCTGCTCGCCGCCGTCAGCCACGACCTGCGCACCCCGCTCGCCGGCATCAAGGCCGCGGTCACCTCCCTGCGCTCGGACGACGTCGAATGGTCGCAGGAGGACCAGGCCGAACTCCTGGAGGCCATCGAGGAGGGCGCCGACCGCCTCGACCACCTGGTGGGCAACCTGCTCGACATGTCCCGGCTGCAGACCGGCACCGTCGCCCCGCTGATCCGCGAGATCGACCTCGACGAGGTGGTGCCCATGGCCTTGGGCGGTGTACCCGAGGACAGCGTGGAGCTGGACATCCCGGAGACCTTGCCGATGGTCGCCGTCGACCCGGGCCTGCTGGAGCGGTCGGTGGCCAACCTGGTCGAGAACGCGGTCAAGTACAGCCCCGCCCGCGAGCGCGTCCTGGTGGCTGCCAGCGCCATGGCCGACCGGGTGGAGGTGCGGGTAGTGGACCGCGGACCGGGCGTCCCGGACGAGGCCAAGGAGCGCATCTTCGAGCCGTTCCAGCGCTACGGCGACGCCCCGCGCGGCGCCGGCGTGGGCCTCGGCCTCGCGGTCGCCCGCGGCTTCGCCGAAGCCATGGGCGGCACCCTCGACGCCGAGGACACCCCCGGCGGCGGCCTCACCATGGTCCTCACCGTCCCGGCCGCGTCCGACCGCCGACCGCTCCCCTCCGGCCTTCCGGCGACCGCCACCTCCTAG
- a CDS encoding ABC transporter permease, with product MSALSLAVRDSNTMLRRNLLHARRYPSLTLNLLLTPVVLLLLFVYIFGDVMSAGIGGGGADRSEYIAYLVPGILMMTIGGTVVGTAVSVSMDMSEGIIARFRTLAIHRGSVLIGHVIGSVLQSVMSVVLVGAVAVAIGFRSTNATALEWLAAFGLLALVALALTWIAIGMGLVSPNAEAASNNALPLIFLPFISSAFVPIDAMPGWFQPIAEYQPFTPAIETLRGLLLGTEIGHNGWLATVWCLGLAVIGYYWSKAVFNRDPK from the coding sequence ATGAGCGCCCTCTCCCTCGCCGTCCGCGACTCGAACACGATGCTGCGCCGCAACCTCCTGCATGCGCGGCGCTACCCGTCCCTCACCCTGAACCTGCTGCTCACGCCAGTCGTCCTGCTGCTGCTCTTCGTCTACATCTTCGGCGACGTGATGAGCGCCGGCATCGGTGGCGGCGGCGCCGACCGCTCCGAGTACATCGCCTACCTCGTCCCGGGCATCCTGATGATGACCATCGGTGGCACCGTGGTCGGGACCGCAGTGTCCGTTTCCATGGACATGAGCGAGGGCATCATCGCCCGCTTCCGCACCCTGGCGATCCACCGCGGTTCGGTGCTCATCGGGCACGTCATCGGCAGCGTGCTGCAGTCGGTCATGAGTGTGGTCCTCGTGGGCGCCGTCGCGGTGGCCATCGGCTTCCGGTCCACCAACGCCACGGCCCTGGAGTGGCTGGCGGCTTTCGGGCTGCTCGCGCTGGTCGCCCTGGCGCTCACCTGGATCGCCATCGGGATGGGCCTGGTCAGCCCGAACGCCGAGGCGGCCAGCAACAACGCGCTGCCGCTGATCTTCCTGCCGTTCATCTCGAGCGCCTTCGTGCCGATCGACGCGATGCCGGGCTGGTTCCAGCCGATCGCCGAGTACCAGCCGTTCACGCCGGCCATCGAGACCCTGCGCGGCCTGCTGCTCGGCACCGAGATCGGCCACAACGGGTGGCTCGCCACTGTCTGGTGCCTCGGTCTCGCGGTAATCGGCTACTACTGGTCGAAGGCGGTCTTCAACCGCGACCCGAAGTAG
- a CDS encoding ATP-binding cassette domain-containing protein, with product MPTTRQGNGQLSPAAVSAVGLRKSYGGKTVLDGIDLRIPAGSVFALLGPNGAGKTTAVKILSTLITADAGELHVGGHDLATHPQAVRAAIGVTGQFSAVDGLITGEENMLLMADLHHLSRGEGRRTAAELLERFDLVEAAKKPVSTYSGGMKRRLDIAMTLVGDPRIIFLDEPTTGLDPRSRHNMWQIIRELVSDGVTVFLTTQYLEEADELADRIAVLHDGKIAAEGSAEELKRLIPGGHVRLRFSDPSAYQSAASALREVTLPHSRLRSSGGTPIDEALSLQIPSDGSQRELRSILDWLDSAGIEADELTVHTPDLDDVFFALTGPATVPTQPNQPQENVR from the coding sequence ATGCCCACGACCAGACAGGGGAATGGTCAGCTGTCCCCGGCCGCCGTCTCCGCCGTCGGTCTGCGCAAGTCGTACGGCGGCAAGACCGTCCTCGACGGCATCGATCTGCGTATCCCGGCCGGGTCCGTGTTCGCGCTGCTCGGGCCGAACGGCGCCGGCAAGACCACCGCCGTCAAGATCCTCTCCACCCTCATCACCGCCGACGCCGGCGAACTGCACGTCGGCGGCCACGACCTGGCCACCCACCCGCAGGCCGTGCGCGCCGCGATCGGCGTCACCGGGCAGTTCTCCGCCGTCGACGGACTGATCACCGGCGAGGAGAACATGCTCCTCATGGCGGACCTGCACCACCTCTCCCGCGGCGAGGGCCGCCGCACCGCCGCCGAACTCCTCGAGCGCTTCGACCTGGTGGAGGCCGCGAAGAAGCCCGTGTCCACCTACTCCGGCGGCATGAAGCGCCGCCTCGACATCGCCATGACGCTGGTCGGCGATCCGCGGATCATCTTCCTCGACGAGCCCACCACCGGCCTCGACCCCCGCTCCCGCCACAACATGTGGCAGATCATCCGCGAGCTCGTCTCCGACGGCGTCACCGTCTTCCTCACCACCCAGTACCTGGAGGAGGCCGACGAGCTCGCGGACCGCATCGCGGTGCTCCACGACGGCAAGATCGCCGCCGAGGGGAGCGCCGAGGAGCTGAAGCGGCTCATCCCGGGCGGGCACGTGCGGCTGCGCTTCTCCGACCCGTCCGCGTACCAGTCGGCGGCCTCCGCTCTGCGCGAGGTGACCCTCCCCCACTCTCGGCTCCGCTCGAGCGGGGGGACCCCCATCGACGAGGCGCTGTCGCTGCAGATCCCCAGCGACGGCAGCCAGCGCGAGCTGCGCTCCATCCTCGACTGGCTGGACTCGGCCGGCATCGAGGCCGACGAGCTGACCGTGCACACCCCCGACCTCGACGACGTGTTCTTCGCCCTGACCGGCCCAGCCACCGTCCCCACCCAGCCGAACCAGCCCCAGGAGAACGTCCGATGA
- a CDS encoding DUF4097 family beta strand repeat-containing protein encodes MPSFDTPQPISATAYVYAGSIQFTAGDRLDTVVEVRPRDPKKDLDVRTADQTEVAYASGVLTVTTPKANLLGRGGTVDVTVELPTGSNIDVTGAAARVLGEGRLGEVRVKTSAGDVRLEATGPLQLKVSHGSTIVDRVEGLAEITSSTGDVRVGLVDGPAVLKNSHGATTVGAVTGELRVNGANGAIDIARAESSVTGTTTNGLLRVAEVARGTVQLETSNGSIEIGIREGTAAWLDVSSNRGQVRNALATSEAPEQTEDTVKVHARTNWGNIDVLRAKV; translated from the coding sequence ATGCCTTCTTTCGACACTCCCCAACCGATTTCGGCCACCGCCTACGTGTACGCCGGTTCCATCCAGTTCACCGCGGGCGACCGCCTCGACACCGTCGTCGAGGTGCGGCCCCGCGACCCGAAGAAGGACCTGGACGTACGGACGGCCGACCAGACCGAGGTCGCCTACGCGAGCGGCGTCCTGACCGTCACCACGCCCAAGGCCAATCTGCTCGGGCGCGGCGGCACCGTCGACGTGACGGTGGAACTGCCCACGGGCTCGAACATCGACGTGACCGGTGCCGCGGCCAGGGTGCTCGGCGAGGGCCGGCTCGGCGAAGTCCGCGTGAAGACCTCGGCCGGCGACGTCCGCCTCGAAGCCACCGGCCCGCTGCAACTGAAGGTGTCGCACGGTTCGACCATCGTCGACCGGGTCGAGGGCCTGGCCGAGATCACCAGCAGCACCGGCGACGTGCGCGTCGGCCTCGTCGACGGCCCCGCCGTCCTGAAGAACTCGCACGGTGCCACGACCGTCGGCGCGGTGACCGGCGAGCTGCGGGTGAACGGCGCCAACGGCGCCATCGACATTGCACGCGCCGAGTCGTCGGTCACCGGCACCACCACCAACGGCCTCCTTCGCGTCGCCGAAGTCGCTCGCGGCACCGTCCAGTTGGAGACCTCCAACGGCTCCATCGAGATCGGCATCCGCGAAGGTACCGCCGCCTGGCTCGACGTCAGCTCCAACCGCGGGCAGGTACGCAACGCGCTCGCCACGTCCGAGGCCCCGGAGCAGACCGAGGACACCGTCAAGGTCCACGCACGGACCAACTGGGGCAACATCGACGTCCTCCGCGCCAAAGTCTGA
- a CDS encoding toxin-antitoxin system HicB family antitoxin has translation MDLTPYVDTLRHELAVAAEAGGDEARELAERLTAPLESATRLTMLNMLSAAMDEITRELAPGSVDVRLRGLDPDFVVTPPPTYGGAPAEPAAPAEPLNTPAPADGDEGGTARVNLRLPAHLKARAEEAAAREGLSVNAWLVRTVSAAVDGATRPRATEKAQTVGRSITGWVR, from the coding sequence ATGGACCTCACCCCGTATGTCGACACCCTCCGCCACGAACTCGCGGTGGCCGCCGAAGCCGGTGGAGACGAAGCCCGCGAGCTGGCCGAGAGGCTCACCGCTCCCCTGGAGTCGGCGACCCGGCTGACCATGCTCAACATGCTCTCCGCCGCGATGGACGAGATCACCCGCGAACTCGCCCCCGGCTCGGTCGACGTACGGCTGCGCGGGCTCGACCCCGACTTCGTGGTGACACCGCCGCCCACCTACGGCGGCGCCCCCGCGGAACCGGCCGCGCCCGCCGAACCACTCAACACCCCGGCCCCGGCCGACGGCGACGAGGGCGGCACCGCCCGCGTCAACCTGCGCCTGCCGGCCCACCTCAAGGCGCGCGCCGAGGAGGCCGCTGCCCGCGAGGGCCTGTCGGTCAACGCGTGGCTGGTCCGCACCGTGTCGGCCGCGGTCGACGGCGCCACCCGGCCGCGTGCGACAGAGAAGGCCCAGACCGTCGGACGGAGCATCACGGGCTGGGTGCGCTAG
- a CDS encoding acyltransferase, whose protein sequence is MHGLRELAEGTPPERERYIDLLRALAIVIVVLGHWTVIVVTGGADDLDGFSALEVLPWGRPITWLLQVMPVFFLVGGFANAASLTSRTRGGGDAGDWLLDRSARLVPPTTVLLVTLAAALVAQLAGVDPVQVGRAVWLASLPLWFLLVYLVVVFLTPLMHRLHRRVGLVVPLVLVGLVAAGDVVRLVFDASAPQLGNYLFAWLAVHQIGFAWQDGTLPVRPRVAVPLLVGGAAVAVLLTVAGPYPVSMVDVPGTSFRNLSPPTLALLALATAQLGLVLLLRDAGSRWLRRLGPWMAVIAVNSVILTVLLWHMSAFVLVAGAVYAFGLFPLPEPPGRTGAWLLWKLPWLVLLLLVLAALVAVVGRIEQRGAVSSRSPWTPRALGRPGPRALATSVGYAACVLGLLGLAAGPVERGALGLPAAALAVFLFGAAVLRAARGERGRRRTGTPKAS, encoded by the coding sequence ATGCACGGCCTGCGCGAGCTCGCGGAGGGCACACCGCCGGAGCGGGAACGCTACATCGACCTGCTGCGGGCGCTGGCCATCGTCATCGTGGTGCTCGGTCACTGGACGGTCATCGTGGTCACCGGCGGGGCCGACGACCTGGACGGCTTCAGCGCGCTCGAAGTGCTGCCGTGGGGCCGCCCGATCACCTGGCTGCTCCAGGTGATGCCGGTGTTCTTCCTGGTGGGCGGGTTCGCCAACGCCGCCTCGCTGACGTCACGCACCCGTGGGGGCGGGGACGCCGGGGACTGGTTGCTGGACCGCAGCGCGCGGCTCGTGCCACCGACGACCGTGCTGCTGGTGACACTTGCCGCCGCACTGGTCGCCCAGCTGGCCGGTGTCGACCCGGTTCAGGTGGGCCGGGCTGTGTGGCTGGCCTCGCTCCCGTTGTGGTTCCTGCTCGTCTATCTCGTGGTGGTTTTCCTGACGCCGCTCATGCACCGCCTGCACCGGAGGGTCGGGCTGGTCGTGCCGCTGGTACTGGTGGGGCTGGTCGCCGCGGGCGACGTGGTGCGGCTGGTGTTCGACGCGTCGGCGCCGCAACTGGGCAATTACCTGTTCGCCTGGCTGGCGGTGCACCAGATCGGCTTCGCCTGGCAGGACGGGACGCTGCCGGTCCGGCCCAGGGTGGCCGTGCCGCTGCTGGTGGGCGGCGCCGCGGTGGCGGTGCTGCTGACGGTGGCCGGCCCCTACCCGGTCAGCATGGTCGACGTCCCAGGCACATCGTTCCGCAACCTCTCGCCGCCGACCCTCGCGCTGCTCGCGTTGGCAACGGCTCAGCTCGGGCTGGTGCTGTTGCTGCGCGACGCGGGGAGCCGGTGGCTGCGACGGCTCGGGCCATGGATGGCCGTGATCGCCGTGAACTCGGTGATCCTGACCGTGCTGCTGTGGCACATGAGCGCGTTCGTGCTCGTCGCCGGTGCCGTGTACGCCTTCGGTCTGTTCCCGCTGCCCGAACCCCCTGGCCGGACAGGCGCCTGGCTGCTGTGGAAACTGCCGTGGCTGGTCCTGCTCCTGTTGGTGCTCGCCGCGTTGGTGGCCGTCGTCGGCCGCATCGAACAACGCGGTGCTGTTTCCTCGCGCAGTCCGTGGACGCCTCGAGCGCTCGGCCGCCCCGGGCCGCGCGCCCTCGCGACCTCCGTCGGCTACGCGGCCTGTGTGCTCGGTCTGCTGGGTCTCGCCGCCGGCCCGGTCGAGCGCGGCGCCCTGGGGCTCCCGGCCGCAGCGCTGGCCGTCTTCCTGTTCGGCGCCGCCGTACTCCGCGCGGCACGCGGCGAACGAGGAAGGAGACGAACCGGGACCCCCAAGGCCTCCTGA